The Bacteroides fragilis NCTC 9343 genome includes the window AGAGAGTACAAGTACGAAGGTACAGTCGAAAGCATTTATCTGTTGGATGACATGACAGTAGAAGTAGTAGCCGACGGTATTCACGTCCCCCCTACGATCCTGAGACTTGTATATAAAATAAAAGGTGTGGAAAGAACCTGTCTGATCACCGATGCCCTTGCATGTGCCGATAGTGACAGCAAAGAGGCTTTCGACCCGCGCGTAATTATCGAAGACGGAGTCTGCAAACTGGCCGACCATTCTGCTTTGGCGGGAAGTGTCGCCACCATGGACCGCCTGATCCGCACCGTTGTGCAGAAAGCAGAGATCCCACTGGAAGATGCAGTTCGCATGGCTTCCGAAACTCCGGCACGCATCATGGGGGTATATGATCGCAAAGGTTCCTTGCAAAAAGGTAAGGATGCCGATATTCTGGTACTGGACGAAGACCTCAACGTAAGAGCCGTATGGGCCATGGGTAAGTTGGTACCTGAAACAAATACTCTGTTTTAAACGATAAACGTTTTTGAGCGATAACGATTAACAGGCTGTGCCGGTGCAGCCCGTTAATCGTTTATTATTTATCGCCTGTTACTTATCGCTCATTGTTCAAAACCGTTCATCGTTTATCTCCCATCATTTATCGTTCCCTCCTCCCTATTTATAGGTAAAAAAAGATTTTAATTTAATTTCCCTGTCAACCTTATCGCATAGTTGATTGTTTTTATATATATTTGTTCAGAGTTTCCAATAACGACAAAGACTCAGTCAAACTTAATTAATAACAAACTTATGAAGACAAATCTTAGTTCTCAGATTACTCTCAACAGGGTCTCCCCCAGGTATTACAGACCAGAGAATGCATTCGAGAGATCGGTATTGACCCGATTAGAGAAAATTCCTACAGACATCTATGAATCTGTAGAAGAAGGTGCAAATCATATCGCTTGCGAAATAGCACAGGTTATTCGTGATAAACAGAAAGCAGGACGTTTCTGCGTACTGGCATTGCCGGGTGGAAATTCTCCGCGCAGCGTATATGCCGAATTAATTCGCATGCACAAAGAAGAGGGACTCAGTTTCCGTAACGTAATTGTATTCAACATGTACGAATACTATCCGTTGTCTCAAGATGCAATCAACAGTAATTTCAATGCGTTGAAAGAGATGTTCCTCGATCATGTAGATATCGATAAACAGAATATCTTTACTCCGGACGGTACGATTGCCAAAGATACCATCTTTGAATACTGCCGCCTGTACGAACAGCGCATCGAAAGCTTCGGCGGTATCGATATCGCTCTGCTAGGCATCGGCCGTGTAGGTAATATAGCCTTCAACGAACCGGGGTCACGCCTGAACTCCACCACCCGACTGATTTTGCTGGATAGCGGTTCACGCAACGAAGCATCCAAGATCTTCGGCACCATCGACAACACCCCTATCAGTTCTATTACGATGGGTGTAGCCACAATTCTTGCTGCTAAGAAAATCTATTTGTTGGCATGGGGTGAAGAAAAAGCCCACATGGTGAAAGAGTGTGTAGAAGGTAACGTAACAGATACCATTCCGGCATCTTACTTACAGACCCACAACAATGCACATGTAGCTATCGACCTGTCAGCAGCTTCCAACCTGACACGCATTCAACGTCCATGGCTGGTCACTTCCTGCGAATGGAATGACAAACTGATCCGTAGCGCAATCGTGTGGCTGTGCCAATTGACCGGCAAACCAATCCTGAAACTGACCAATAAAGATTACAACGAAAATGGCTTGAGCGAGCTGCTTGCCCTCTTCGGATCTGCTTATAACGTAAATATCAAGATATTCAACGACCTGCAGCACACCATTACCGGATGGCCGGGGGGTAAACCGAAAGCAGACGACACATATCGTCCGGAACGTGCAAAACCATATCCGAAACGAGTAGTCGTATTTTCTCCGCATCCCGATGACGATGTGATCTCTATGGGTGGTACGATCCGCCGTCTGGTAGAACAGAAACATGAAGTCCATGTAGCTTACCAAACTTCGGGAAACATTGCCGTAGGCGATGAAGAAGTAGTTCGCTTCATGCATTTCATCAACGGATTCAACCAAATCTTTATAAACAGTGAAGATCAGGTGATCAGTGAAAAGTACGCCGAAATCCGTAAATTCCTGAAAGACAAAAAAGACGGTGATATGGATACACGCGATATCCTGACCATCAAAGGTCTGATCCGCCGTGGCGAAGCGCGCACAGCTTGTACTTACAACAACATTCCGCTGGAACGTTGTCACTTCCTGGACCTCCCCTTCTACGAAACCGGTAAAATCCAGAAGAATCCGATCAGTGAAGCCGACGTAGAAATTGTCCGCAACCTGCTCCGTGAAGTGAAACCTCATCAGATCTTTGTAGCCGGTGACCTTGCCGACCCGCACGGAACACACCGTGTATGTACAGATGCCGTATTTGCTGCCGTAGACCTTGAAAAGGAAGAAGGAGCCGAATGGTTGAAAGACTGCCGTATCTGGATGTATCGTGGCGCATGGGCCGAATGGGAAATTGAAAACATCGAAATGGCTGTACCTATCAGTCCTGAAGAATTGCGTGCAAAACGTAACTCTATCCTGAAGCATCAGTCACAGATGGAAAGTGCTCCATTCCTGGGCAACGACGAACGCTTGTTCTGGCAGCGTAGCGAGGATCGTAACCGAGGTACTGCCGCTCTTTACGACAGCTTGGGACTGGCTTCTTACGAAGCAATGGAAGCATTCGTAGAATACATCCCACTATAACCAAAGCCAATTAGTGAAATAAAACAAAAGAAGAGTGAGGAGTTTGGAACTCTTCACTCTTCTTTTGTTTAAACAGAAAAGATACAAATTATATATGAAACAAGAAAAATTCTTCCGTCTTCTTCCTATAGAGGGAGCTTATAATATTCGTGATCTGGGAGGTTATCCGACATCAGACCATAAACATGTAAAATGGAAAACATTCATCCGTTCGGGCGATCTTGACAAACTGACAGAATCCGATCTGGACTATCTTACCTCCTTGCACATCCGAACCGACATCGACTTCAGGAGCATGCAGGAAAAAAAAGCAGCGGCAGACAAAATTCCCTCAACAGTTACACAATATATTCCCTTATCTATCGAAGCAGGCGACATGACCGACATGGCACACTTCAACCTGAACAATATACCGGGAATACTCGAACAGGCATACGTTTATATCATCCAAAATGCTCAGGATACTTATCGGGAATTCTTCCGGATTGTTTCGGAAGAACGGAATACTCCTCTTTTATTTCACTGCTCAGCGGGAAAAGACCGTACCGGAATTGCCGCAGCCTTACTACTGGGAGCATTGGGTGTCGACAGGGAAGTGATAATGGAAGATTACATGCTGTCTGCCGAATATATAAAAGGGAAATATGATGCAATCGTACAAGCTCATCCTGGATTTGCCCCTCTCACCACAGTACGGAAAGAATATCTGGAAGCTACTTTCCAAACCATTGACACTGACTATCAAGGTATGGATAACTACCTGAAAAATCAATTGGGAGTAGATACCCACAGATTGAGAATGCTGTATACCGAATAAATGGACAGTTAGCAACTTCCTCAGCCAATGACTTATCGGCAATTGCCGATTTTTCATTTATTTCTTCTACTTTTGCACCCGATAATCATTCAACCGAGCATATGAAAAAACTATGTATATTTCTCCTGCTGCTCTTTGCTGCAACAGGAATCTTGTTTGCACAAGAAATAGAAAAAAGCGTGAAAGAGCGGCTCAGTAATTACTTTGAGACTTACACCCCGGCATCTGCCAATACCGGAAGCTGTAAGTTAAAAAGCGTAGACATAGACTTCGAAGGCAGGAAACTATCTATCTATGCTTCCGAGAGTTTTGCTTATCAGCCGTTTGTACCGGAAACAGTAGACGAAATCTATCATCAGATAGAAGAATTGCTGCCCGGCCCGGTACGTTTTTTCCGAACTACAATTTATGCCAACAACCAACCTATCGAGGAGTTGATTCCCAATTTCTTTCGCGGGAAGAAGAAAAAAGATAAATCGCGGCTTTCAAACGCAGAATATAAAGGAGCACCTTGGGTGATAAACACCTCCCGCCCTTACGAAATAACCAAAGGATTGCAGAACCGGCACATCTCTTTGTGGCAAAGCCATGGCAAATATTACAAGAACGATAAAGGCGAATGGGGATGGCAACGTCCACGTTTGTTCTGCACTACCGAGGACCTGTTCACGCAATCTTTCATTCTGCCTTATGTCATCCCTATGCTCGAAAACGCCGGAGCCAATGTCTATACCCCCCGGGAGCGGGATACTCAAAAGAATGAGGTGATTGTGGACAACGATACACGAAACGGTTCCATCTATCTGGAGATGAAAAGCCGCAAAGCCCGTTGGGAGAAAACCGACGGTTACGGATTCGCACAAAGAAAACCTGTATATGAAGATGGAGAAAACCCTTTCCTGACAGGTAGCGCACGCTTCACCCGGACTGAAAAGAAAAAGAATAAGGCATTTGCCGAATGGATTCCTACA containing:
- a CDS encoding glucosamine-6-phosphate deaminase, producing the protein MKTNLSSQITLNRVSPRYYRPENAFERSVLTRLEKIPTDIYESVEEGANHIACEIAQVIRDKQKAGRFCVLALPGGNSPRSVYAELIRMHKEEGLSFRNVIVFNMYEYYPLSQDAINSNFNALKEMFLDHVDIDKQNIFTPDGTIAKDTIFEYCRLYEQRIESFGGIDIALLGIGRVGNIAFNEPGSRLNSTTRLILLDSGSRNEASKIFGTIDNTPISSITMGVATILAAKKIYLLAWGEEKAHMVKECVEGNVTDTIPASYLQTHNNAHVAIDLSAASNLTRIQRPWLVTSCEWNDKLIRSAIVWLCQLTGKPILKLTNKDYNENGLSELLALFGSAYNVNIKIFNDLQHTITGWPGGKPKADDTYRPERAKPYPKRVVVFSPHPDDDVISMGGTIRRLVEQKHEVHVAYQTSGNIAVGDEEVVRFMHFINGFNQIFINSEDQVISEKYAEIRKFLKDKKDGDMDTRDILTIKGLIRRGEARTACTYNNIPLERCHFLDLPFYETGKIQKNPISEADVEIVRNLLREVKPHQIFVAGDLADPHGTHRVCTDAVFAAVDLEKEEGAEWLKDCRIWMYRGAWAEWEIENIEMAVPISPEELRAKRNSILKHQSQMESAPFLGNDERLFWQRSEDRNRGTAALYDSLGLASYEAMEAFVEYIPL
- a CDS encoding tyrosine-protein phosphatase — protein: MKQEKFFRLLPIEGAYNIRDLGGYPTSDHKHVKWKTFIRSGDLDKLTESDLDYLTSLHIRTDIDFRSMQEKKAAADKIPSTVTQYIPLSIEAGDMTDMAHFNLNNIPGILEQAYVYIIQNAQDTYREFFRIVSEERNTPLLFHCSAGKDRTGIAAALLLGALGVDREVIMEDYMLSAEYIKGKYDAIVQAHPGFAPLTTVRKEYLEATFQTIDTDYQGMDNYLKNQLGVDTHRLRMLYTE